Proteins encoded together in one Styela clava chromosome 12, kaStyClav1.hap1.2, whole genome shotgun sequence window:
- the LOC120329680 gene encoding uncharacterized protein LOC120329680 isoform X8 produces MKILFLTVALLCFTFAFADEHGDAAKDMSPMGGKADDHSDDDGHTHDGEEADHSHDDDDNDDDHDDDKDEGYGEGSRGGDDERTKIMEFMKDLMGKMPKGGDDDGKKMMEFMGKLLGLVGKGRDHEDGGYGDGEDGGYGEGEDGGYSDGEDGGYGDGDDGGYGDGDDGGYGDGDDSGYGDGDDSGYGDLGKGGKKSDVDALMKIITEVLDQLLPGGKGGYDSKGIMQTGGKKSDVDALMKIITNVLDRLLPGGKSGYDSKGIIQTGGKKSDVDAVMEIITKVLDRLLPGGGKQSSPAKTITELALGVLDGLFPGWQSKQGGYGGKGKLGFGGMEWNPRKSAQTVTEITLGVLDGLLPGWRSKIGKGSYGAGGYGSQAAGYYGGVQWNPAKTAQGVTEMTLGVLEGLFPGWRSKIGKGSYGAGAYGSKAYGQYGGVQWNPAKKAQGVTEMTLGVLEGLFPGWRSKLGKGSYGAGGYGSKAAGQYGGVQWNPAKKAQGVTEMTLGVLEGLFPGWQGKMGKGSYGAGGYGSKAAGQYGGVQWNPAKKAQGVTEMTLGVLEGLFPGWQGKMGKGSYGAGGYGSKAAGQYGGVQWNPAKKAQGVTEMTLGVLEGLFPGWQGKMGKGSYGAGGYGSKAAGQYGGFQWDPKRNAEKVTELTLGVLEGLAPGWQSKYGSKTARRGGMGGYDYSSMGEKGGFEDWMKGRGWGKGGYSGKGDFSEIMSSVMKMFMGGNGGEWPKW; encoded by the exons ATGAAGATTCTATTCCTGACTGTAGCTCTTCTGTGTTTCACATTCG CTTTCGCGGATGAGCATGGAGACGCAGCAAAAg ATATGTCGCCGATGGGAGGAAAAGCTGACGACCACAGTGATGATGATGGGCATACCCACGACGGAGAAGAGGCTGATCACAGTCATGACGACGACGATAATGATGACGATCATGATGATGACAAAGACGAGGGCTACGGAGAAG GATCTCGTGGTGGTGATGATGAAAGAACAAAAATAATGGAGTTCATGAAAGATTTGATGG GAAAAATGCCAAAAGGAGGCGATGATGACGGGAAAAAAATGATGGAGTTCATGGGCAAGCTTCTCG GATTGGTCGGCAAAGGCAGAGATCATGAAGATGGCGGTTATGGTGATGGTGAAGATGGCGGGTATGGTGAGGGCGAAGATGGCGGGTATAGTGATGGCGAAGATGGCGGTTATGGTGATGGCGACGATGGCGGTTATGGGGATGGCGACGATGGTGGTTATGGTGATGGCGACGATAGCGGTTATGGTGATGGCGACGATAGCGGTTACGGTGACCTCGGGAAGG GCGGGAAAAAAAGTGATGTCGACGCTCTCATGAAAATCATAACCGAAGTTTTAGATCAACTTCTTCCAGGAG GTAAAGGTGGATACGACAGTAAAGGAATAATGCAAACGG gCGGGAAAAAAAGTGATGTCGACGCTCTCATGAAAATCATAACAAACGTTTTAGATCGACTTCTTCCAGGAG GTAAAAGTGGATACGACAGTAAAGGAATAATACAAACGG gCGGGAAAAAAAGTGATGTCGACGCTGTCATGGAAATCATAACCAAAGTTTTAGATCGACTTCTTCCAGGAG GAGGAAAACAGTCAAGTCCTGCGAAAACAATAACAGAACTGGCATTAGGAGTTCTGGATGGATTGTTTCCAGGAT GGCAAAGTAAACAAGGTGGATACGGCGGTAAAGGAAAGTTGGGGTTCG GTGGAATGGAATGGAATCCTAGAAAGAGTGCTCAAACAGTGACAGAAATTACATTGGGTGTCCTAGACGGATTACTTCCAGGAT GGCGAAGTAAGATTGGAAAAGGAAGTTATGGAGCTGGAGGATACGGTAGTCAAGCAGCCGGATATTACG GTGGGGTGCAATGGAACCCAGCAAAAACCGCGCAGGGTGTCACAGAAATGACATTGGGTGTTTTGGAAGGACTATTTCCTGGTT GGCGAAGTAAGATTGGAAAAGGAAGTTATGGAGCTGGAGCATACGGTAGTAAAGCATACGGACAATACG GTGGGGTGCAATGGAACCCAGCAAAAAAAGCGCAGGGTGTCACAGAAATGACATTGGGTGTTTTAGAAGGACTATTTCCTGGCT gGCGAAGTAAGTTGGGAAAAGGAAGTTATGGAGCTGGAGGATACGGTAGTAAAGCAGCCGGACAATACG gTGGTGTACAATGGAACCCAGCAAAAAAAGCGCAGGGTGTCACAGAAATGACATTGGGTGTTTTAGAAGGACTATTTCCTGGCT GGCAAGGTAAGATGGGAAAAGGAAGTTATGGAGCTGGAGGATACGGTAGTAAAGCAGCCGGACAATACG GTGGTGTACAATGGAACCCAGCAAAAAAGGCGCAAGGTGTCACAGAAATGACATTGGGTGTTTTAGAAGGACTATTTCCTGGCT GGCAAGGTAAGATGGGAAAAGGAAGTTATGGAGCTGGAGGATACGGTAGTAAAGCAGCCGGACAATACG GTGGTGTACAATGGAACCCAGCAAAAAAAGCGCAAGGTGTTACAGAAATGACATTGGGTGTTTTAGAAGGACTATTTCCTGGCT GGCAAGGTAAGATGGGAAAAGGAAGTTACGGAGCTGGAGGATACGGTAGTAAAGCAGCCGGACAATACG GTGGATTTCAATGGGATCCAAAACGAAACGCAGAGAAAGTTACAGAACTGACCTTAGGAGTTTTAGAAGGATTGGCTCCAGGAT gGCAGAGCAAATACGGTAGTAAAACAGCAAGACGTGGTGGAATGGGTGGATACG ATTATAGTTCCATGGGAGAAAAAGGTGGATTCGAAGATTGGATGAAAGGCCGCGGGTGGGGAAAAG GTGGTTACAGTGGAAAGGGGGATTTCTCTGAAATAATGAGTtcagtgatgaaaatgtttatgG gAGGCAACGGAGGCGAATGGCCAAAATGGTAG
- the LOC120329680 gene encoding uncharacterized protein LOC120329680 isoform X4 encodes MKILFLTVALLCFTFAFADEHGDAAKDMSPMGGKADDHSDDDGHTHDGEEADHSHDDDDNDDDHDDDKDEGYGEGSRGGDDERTKIMEFMKDLMGKMPKGGDDDGKKMMEFMGKLLGLVGKGRDHEDGGYGDGEDGGYGEGEDGGYSDGEDGGYGDGDDGGYGDGDDGGYGDGDDSGYGDGDDSGYGDLGKGGKKSDVDALMKIITEVLDQLLPGGGKKSDVDALKKIITNVLDRLLPGGKGGYDSKGIMQTGGKKSDVDALMKIITNVLDRLLPGGKSGYDSKGIIQTGGKKSDVDAVMEIITKVLDRLLPGGGKQSSPAKTITELALGVLDGLFPGWQSKQGGYGGKGKLGFGGMEWNPRKSAQTVTEITLGVLDGLLPGWRSKIGKGSYGAGGYGSQAAGYYGGVQWNPAKTAQGVTEMTLGVLEGLFPGWRSKIGKGSYGAGAYGSKAYGQYGGVQWNPAKKAQGVTEMTLGVLEGLFPGWRSKLGKGSYGAGGYGSKAAGQYGGVQWNPAKKAQGVTEMTLGVLEGLFPGWQGKMGKGSYGAGGYGSKAAGQYGGVQWNPAKKAQGVTEMTLGVLEGLFPGWQGKMGKGSYGAGGYGSKAAGQYGGVQWNPAKKAQGVTEMTLGVLEGLFPGWQGKMGKGSYGAGGYGSKAAGQYGGFQWDPKRNAEKVTELTLGVLEGLAPGWQSKYGSKTARRGGMGGYDYSSMGEKGGFEDWMKGRGWGKGGYSGKGDFSEIMSSVMKMFMGGNGGEWPKW; translated from the exons ATGAAGATTCTATTCCTGACTGTAGCTCTTCTGTGTTTCACATTCG CTTTCGCGGATGAGCATGGAGACGCAGCAAAAg ATATGTCGCCGATGGGAGGAAAAGCTGACGACCACAGTGATGATGATGGGCATACCCACGACGGAGAAGAGGCTGATCACAGTCATGACGACGACGATAATGATGACGATCATGATGATGACAAAGACGAGGGCTACGGAGAAG GATCTCGTGGTGGTGATGATGAAAGAACAAAAATAATGGAGTTCATGAAAGATTTGATGG GAAAAATGCCAAAAGGAGGCGATGATGACGGGAAAAAAATGATGGAGTTCATGGGCAAGCTTCTCG GATTGGTCGGCAAAGGCAGAGATCATGAAGATGGCGGTTATGGTGATGGTGAAGATGGCGGGTATGGTGAGGGCGAAGATGGCGGGTATAGTGATGGCGAAGATGGCGGTTATGGTGATGGCGACGATGGCGGTTATGGGGATGGCGACGATGGTGGTTATGGTGATGGCGACGATAGCGGTTATGGTGATGGCGACGATAGCGGTTACGGTGACCTCGGGAAGG GCGGGAAAAAAAGTGATGTCGACGCTCTCATGAAAATCATAACCGAAGTTTTAGATCAACTTCTTCCAGGAG gCGGGAAAAAAAGTGATGTCGACGCTCTCAAGAAAATCATAACAAACGTTTTAGATCGACTTCTTCCAGGAG GTAAAGGTGGATACGACAGTAAAGGAATAATGCAAACGGG CGGGAAAAAAAGTGATGTCGACGCTCTCATGAAAATCATAACAAACGTTTTAGATCGACTTCTTCCAGGAG GTAAAAGTGGATACGACAGTAAAGGAATAATACAAACGG gCGGGAAAAAAAGTGATGTCGACGCTGTCATGGAAATCATAACCAAAGTTTTAGATCGACTTCTTCCAGGAG GAGGAAAACAGTCAAGTCCTGCGAAAACAATAACAGAACTGGCATTAGGAGTTCTGGATGGATTGTTTCCAGGAT GGCAAAGTAAACAAGGTGGATACGGCGGTAAAGGAAAGTTGGGGTTCG GTGGAATGGAATGGAATCCTAGAAAGAGTGCTCAAACAGTGACAGAAATTACATTGGGTGTCCTAGACGGATTACTTCCAGGAT GGCGAAGTAAGATTGGAAAAGGAAGTTATGGAGCTGGAGGATACGGTAGTCAAGCAGCCGGATATTACG GTGGGGTGCAATGGAACCCAGCAAAAACCGCGCAGGGTGTCACAGAAATGACATTGGGTGTTTTGGAAGGACTATTTCCTGGTT GGCGAAGTAAGATTGGAAAAGGAAGTTATGGAGCTGGAGCATACGGTAGTAAAGCATACGGACAATACG GTGGGGTGCAATGGAACCCAGCAAAAAAAGCGCAGGGTGTCACAGAAATGACATTGGGTGTTTTAGAAGGACTATTTCCTGGCT gGCGAAGTAAGTTGGGAAAAGGAAGTTATGGAGCTGGAGGATACGGTAGTAAAGCAGCCGGACAATACG gTGGTGTACAATGGAACCCAGCAAAAAAAGCGCAGGGTGTCACAGAAATGACATTGGGTGTTTTAGAAGGACTATTTCCTGGCT GGCAAGGTAAGATGGGAAAAGGAAGTTATGGAGCTGGAGGATACGGTAGTAAAGCAGCCGGACAATACG GTGGTGTACAATGGAACCCAGCAAAAAAGGCGCAAGGTGTCACAGAAATGACATTGGGTGTTTTAGAAGGACTATTTCCTGGCT GGCAAGGTAAGATGGGAAAAGGAAGTTATGGAGCTGGAGGATACGGTAGTAAAGCAGCCGGACAATACG GTGGTGTACAATGGAACCCAGCAAAAAAAGCGCAAGGTGTTACAGAAATGACATTGGGTGTTTTAGAAGGACTATTTCCTGGCT GGCAAGGTAAGATGGGAAAAGGAAGTTACGGAGCTGGAGGATACGGTAGTAAAGCAGCCGGACAATACG GTGGATTTCAATGGGATCCAAAACGAAACGCAGAGAAAGTTACAGAACTGACCTTAGGAGTTTTAGAAGGATTGGCTCCAGGAT gGCAGAGCAAATACGGTAGTAAAACAGCAAGACGTGGTGGAATGGGTGGATACG ATTATAGTTCCATGGGAGAAAAAGGTGGATTCGAAGATTGGATGAAAGGCCGCGGGTGGGGAAAAG GTGGTTACAGTGGAAAGGGGGATTTCTCTGAAATAATGAGTtcagtgatgaaaatgtttatgG gAGGCAACGGAGGCGAATGGCCAAAATGGTAG
- the LOC120329680 gene encoding uncharacterized protein LOC120329680 isoform X6 codes for MKILFLTVALLCFTFAFADEHGDAAKDMSPMGGKADDHSDDDGHTHDGEEADHSHDDDDNDDDHDDDKDEGYGEGSRGGDDERTKIMEFMKDLMGKMPKGGDDDGKKMMEFMGKLLGLVGKGRDHEDGGYGDGEDGGYGEGEDGGYSDGEDGGYGDGDDGGYGDGDDGGYGDGDDSGYGDGDDSGYGDLGKGGKKSDVDALMKIITEVLDQLLPGGKGGYDSKGIMQTGGKKSDVDALKKIITNVLDRLLPGGKGGYDSKGIMQTGGKKSDVDALMKIITNVLDRLLPGGKSGYDSKGIIQTGGKKSDVDAVMEIITKVLDRLLPGGQSKQGGYGGKGKLGFGGMEWNPRKSAQTVTEITLGVLDGLLPGWRSKIGKGSYGAGGYGSQAAGYYGGVQWNPAKTAQGVTEMTLGVLEGLFPGWRSKIGKGSYGAGAYGSKAYGQYGGVQWNPAKKAQGVTEMTLGVLEGLFPGWRSKLGKGSYGAGGYGSKAAGQYGGVQWNPAKKAQGVTEMTLGVLEGLFPGWQGKMGKGSYGAGGYGSKAAGQYGGVQWNPAKKAQGVTEMTLGVLEGLFPGWQGKMGKGSYGAGGYGSKAAGQYGGVQWNPAKKAQGVTEMTLGVLEGLFPGWQGKMGKGSYGAGGYGSKAAGQYGGFQWDPKRNAEKVTELTLGVLEGLAPGWQSKYGSKTARRGGMGGYDYSSMGEKGGFEDWMKGRGWGKGGYSGKGDFSEIMSSVMKMFMGGNGGEWPKW; via the exons ATGAAGATTCTATTCCTGACTGTAGCTCTTCTGTGTTTCACATTCG CTTTCGCGGATGAGCATGGAGACGCAGCAAAAg ATATGTCGCCGATGGGAGGAAAAGCTGACGACCACAGTGATGATGATGGGCATACCCACGACGGAGAAGAGGCTGATCACAGTCATGACGACGACGATAATGATGACGATCATGATGATGACAAAGACGAGGGCTACGGAGAAG GATCTCGTGGTGGTGATGATGAAAGAACAAAAATAATGGAGTTCATGAAAGATTTGATGG GAAAAATGCCAAAAGGAGGCGATGATGACGGGAAAAAAATGATGGAGTTCATGGGCAAGCTTCTCG GATTGGTCGGCAAAGGCAGAGATCATGAAGATGGCGGTTATGGTGATGGTGAAGATGGCGGGTATGGTGAGGGCGAAGATGGCGGGTATAGTGATGGCGAAGATGGCGGTTATGGTGATGGCGACGATGGCGGTTATGGGGATGGCGACGATGGTGGTTATGGTGATGGCGACGATAGCGGTTATGGTGATGGCGACGATAGCGGTTACGGTGACCTCGGGAAGG GCGGGAAAAAAAGTGATGTCGACGCTCTCATGAAAATCATAACCGAAGTTTTAGATCAACTTCTTCCAGGAG GTAAAGGTGGATACGACAGTAAAGGAATAATGCAAACGG gCGGGAAAAAAAGTGATGTCGACGCTCTCAAGAAAATCATAACAAACGTTTTAGATCGACTTCTTCCAGGAG GTAAAGGTGGATACGACAGTAAAGGAATAATGCAAACGGG CGGGAAAAAAAGTGATGTCGACGCTCTCATGAAAATCATAACAAACGTTTTAGATCGACTTCTTCCAGGAG GTAAAAGTGGATACGACAGTAAAGGAATAATACAAACGG gCGGGAAAAAAAGTGATGTCGACGCTGTCATGGAAATCATAACCAAAGTTTTAGATCGACTTCTTCCAGGAG GGCAAAGTAAACAAGGTGGATACGGCGGTAAAGGAAAGTTGGGGTTCG GTGGAATGGAATGGAATCCTAGAAAGAGTGCTCAAACAGTGACAGAAATTACATTGGGTGTCCTAGACGGATTACTTCCAGGAT GGCGAAGTAAGATTGGAAAAGGAAGTTATGGAGCTGGAGGATACGGTAGTCAAGCAGCCGGATATTACG GTGGGGTGCAATGGAACCCAGCAAAAACCGCGCAGGGTGTCACAGAAATGACATTGGGTGTTTTGGAAGGACTATTTCCTGGTT GGCGAAGTAAGATTGGAAAAGGAAGTTATGGAGCTGGAGCATACGGTAGTAAAGCATACGGACAATACG GTGGGGTGCAATGGAACCCAGCAAAAAAAGCGCAGGGTGTCACAGAAATGACATTGGGTGTTTTAGAAGGACTATTTCCTGGCT gGCGAAGTAAGTTGGGAAAAGGAAGTTATGGAGCTGGAGGATACGGTAGTAAAGCAGCCGGACAATACG gTGGTGTACAATGGAACCCAGCAAAAAAAGCGCAGGGTGTCACAGAAATGACATTGGGTGTTTTAGAAGGACTATTTCCTGGCT GGCAAGGTAAGATGGGAAAAGGAAGTTATGGAGCTGGAGGATACGGTAGTAAAGCAGCCGGACAATACG GTGGTGTACAATGGAACCCAGCAAAAAAGGCGCAAGGTGTCACAGAAATGACATTGGGTGTTTTAGAAGGACTATTTCCTGGCT GGCAAGGTAAGATGGGAAAAGGAAGTTATGGAGCTGGAGGATACGGTAGTAAAGCAGCCGGACAATACG GTGGTGTACAATGGAACCCAGCAAAAAAAGCGCAAGGTGTTACAGAAATGACATTGGGTGTTTTAGAAGGACTATTTCCTGGCT GGCAAGGTAAGATGGGAAAAGGAAGTTACGGAGCTGGAGGATACGGTAGTAAAGCAGCCGGACAATACG GTGGATTTCAATGGGATCCAAAACGAAACGCAGAGAAAGTTACAGAACTGACCTTAGGAGTTTTAGAAGGATTGGCTCCAGGAT gGCAGAGCAAATACGGTAGTAAAACAGCAAGACGTGGTGGAATGGGTGGATACG ATTATAGTTCCATGGGAGAAAAAGGTGGATTCGAAGATTGGATGAAAGGCCGCGGGTGGGGAAAAG GTGGTTACAGTGGAAAGGGGGATTTCTCTGAAATAATGAGTtcagtgatgaaaatgtttatgG gAGGCAACGGAGGCGAATGGCCAAAATGGTAG
- the LOC120329680 gene encoding uncharacterized protein LOC120329680 isoform X9 — MKILFLTVALLCFTFAFADEHGDAAKDMSPMGGKADDHSDDDGHTHDGEEADHSHDDDDNDDDHDDDKDEGYGEGSRGGDDERTKIMEFMKDLMGKMPKGGDDDGKKMMEFMGKLLGLVGKGRDHEDGGYGDGEDGGYGEGEDGGYSDGEDGGYGDGDDGGYGDGDDGGYGDGDDSGYGDGDDSGYGDLGKGGKKSDVDALMKIITEVLDQLLPGGGKKSDVDALMKIITNVLDRLLPGGKSGYDSKGIIQTGGKKSDVDAVMEIITKVLDRLLPGGGKQSSPAKTITELALGVLDGLFPGWQSKQGGYGGKGKLGFGGMEWNPRKSAQTVTEITLGVLDGLLPGWRSKIGKGSYGAGGYGSQAAGYYGGVQWNPAKTAQGVTEMTLGVLEGLFPGWRSKIGKGSYGAGAYGSKAYGQYGGVQWNPAKKAQGVTEMTLGVLEGLFPGWRSKLGKGSYGAGGYGSKAAGQYGGVQWNPAKKAQGVTEMTLGVLEGLFPGWQGKMGKGSYGAGGYGSKAAGQYGGVQWNPAKKAQGVTEMTLGVLEGLFPGWQGKMGKGSYGAGGYGSKAAGQYGGVQWNPAKKAQGVTEMTLGVLEGLFPGWQGKMGKGSYGAGGYGSKAAGQYGGFQWDPKRNAEKVTELTLGVLEGLAPGWQSKYGSKTARRGGMGGYDYSSMGEKGGFEDWMKGRGWGKGGYSGKGDFSEIMSSVMKMFMGGNGGEWPKW, encoded by the exons ATGAAGATTCTATTCCTGACTGTAGCTCTTCTGTGTTTCACATTCG CTTTCGCGGATGAGCATGGAGACGCAGCAAAAg ATATGTCGCCGATGGGAGGAAAAGCTGACGACCACAGTGATGATGATGGGCATACCCACGACGGAGAAGAGGCTGATCACAGTCATGACGACGACGATAATGATGACGATCATGATGATGACAAAGACGAGGGCTACGGAGAAG GATCTCGTGGTGGTGATGATGAAAGAACAAAAATAATGGAGTTCATGAAAGATTTGATGG GAAAAATGCCAAAAGGAGGCGATGATGACGGGAAAAAAATGATGGAGTTCATGGGCAAGCTTCTCG GATTGGTCGGCAAAGGCAGAGATCATGAAGATGGCGGTTATGGTGATGGTGAAGATGGCGGGTATGGTGAGGGCGAAGATGGCGGGTATAGTGATGGCGAAGATGGCGGTTATGGTGATGGCGACGATGGCGGTTATGGGGATGGCGACGATGGTGGTTATGGTGATGGCGACGATAGCGGTTATGGTGATGGCGACGATAGCGGTTACGGTGACCTCGGGAAGG GCGGGAAAAAAAGTGATGTCGACGCTCTCATGAAAATCATAACCGAAGTTTTAGATCAACTTCTTCCAGGAG gCGGGAAAAAAAGTGATGTCGACGCTCTCATGAAAATCATAACAAACGTTTTAGATCGACTTCTTCCAGGAG GTAAAAGTGGATACGACAGTAAAGGAATAATACAAACGG gCGGGAAAAAAAGTGATGTCGACGCTGTCATGGAAATCATAACCAAAGTTTTAGATCGACTTCTTCCAGGAG GAGGAAAACAGTCAAGTCCTGCGAAAACAATAACAGAACTGGCATTAGGAGTTCTGGATGGATTGTTTCCAGGAT GGCAAAGTAAACAAGGTGGATACGGCGGTAAAGGAAAGTTGGGGTTCG GTGGAATGGAATGGAATCCTAGAAAGAGTGCTCAAACAGTGACAGAAATTACATTGGGTGTCCTAGACGGATTACTTCCAGGAT GGCGAAGTAAGATTGGAAAAGGAAGTTATGGAGCTGGAGGATACGGTAGTCAAGCAGCCGGATATTACG GTGGGGTGCAATGGAACCCAGCAAAAACCGCGCAGGGTGTCACAGAAATGACATTGGGTGTTTTGGAAGGACTATTTCCTGGTT GGCGAAGTAAGATTGGAAAAGGAAGTTATGGAGCTGGAGCATACGGTAGTAAAGCATACGGACAATACG GTGGGGTGCAATGGAACCCAGCAAAAAAAGCGCAGGGTGTCACAGAAATGACATTGGGTGTTTTAGAAGGACTATTTCCTGGCT gGCGAAGTAAGTTGGGAAAAGGAAGTTATGGAGCTGGAGGATACGGTAGTAAAGCAGCCGGACAATACG gTGGTGTACAATGGAACCCAGCAAAAAAAGCGCAGGGTGTCACAGAAATGACATTGGGTGTTTTAGAAGGACTATTTCCTGGCT GGCAAGGTAAGATGGGAAAAGGAAGTTATGGAGCTGGAGGATACGGTAGTAAAGCAGCCGGACAATACG GTGGTGTACAATGGAACCCAGCAAAAAAGGCGCAAGGTGTCACAGAAATGACATTGGGTGTTTTAGAAGGACTATTTCCTGGCT GGCAAGGTAAGATGGGAAAAGGAAGTTATGGAGCTGGAGGATACGGTAGTAAAGCAGCCGGACAATACG GTGGTGTACAATGGAACCCAGCAAAAAAAGCGCAAGGTGTTACAGAAATGACATTGGGTGTTTTAGAAGGACTATTTCCTGGCT GGCAAGGTAAGATGGGAAAAGGAAGTTACGGAGCTGGAGGATACGGTAGTAAAGCAGCCGGACAATACG GTGGATTTCAATGGGATCCAAAACGAAACGCAGAGAAAGTTACAGAACTGACCTTAGGAGTTTTAGAAGGATTGGCTCCAGGAT gGCAGAGCAAATACGGTAGTAAAACAGCAAGACGTGGTGGAATGGGTGGATACG ATTATAGTTCCATGGGAGAAAAAGGTGGATTCGAAGATTGGATGAAAGGCCGCGGGTGGGGAAAAG GTGGTTACAGTGGAAAGGGGGATTTCTCTGAAATAATGAGTtcagtgatgaaaatgtttatgG gAGGCAACGGAGGCGAATGGCCAAAATGGTAG